Proteins encoded together in one Telopea speciosissima isolate NSW1024214 ecotype Mountain lineage chromosome 6, Tspe_v1, whole genome shotgun sequence window:
- the LOC122664609 gene encoding uncharacterized protein LOC122664609 isoform X2, with protein MLMSGDFNLNSGQHYTDSVKEVLKQTMLHHDAIFRNQVYELHRIYRIQKTLMKDLRWKEFEKYTSWTANTKSIPLPFQDPEKHITLAGDRIFSGPSMVGSTSTANWNFLECQDSYSKLRQKPFNLLLPADEYISSARAEIPANGNLWPTVDKSSGMKEFFRANLVPDPEEVKLSLSTGGGTTEKGCSSRSWHNNKACLSTIYVSDSEDSIERKSNEDMKPISSLTSEVPTTFVGDKHGVRDTFLYDPRFPDRLKKDIDHRPFMNNHSFANPNGSNQENKSCCSDTGLNECQSTVRFVGLLTSNQQTFLCETRHIDLNRVKLDESSSLSSDPLLSFPSLRESSPAVVHRFGNESSKETQSLRTSGSKTDHRFSDEASIVLQQDNFVYSALMDSKGEVCGAQACDVSTKCRENGGNKVVFIDLERVPGDLVDHCEDFSNQDLKLSKEDVDFSLRLQNGCSSKGYQEGTSDGTPTSNVESNKVCTSIRCTDSPQAVDDAEVRHINFERSEEDTVSSGPFRSHAEVQAEHCKSSDATSKTNFGTGNNSCCMKDLRTGTIGKGESKNSKSSASDESGATQLGSQITETQSSEGKGELGNSKSSAFEESRVTLLGSEFTETHSAEQDPLVETRVYTCAFPEKRSSDGTKTKQCHGQQHNVDKEMDILVQKAAESLIHISLDNSFCPQDYTGEASNASEEEMSEQPQYSSDSFESITLRLTECTVDDYSLSSMPVEVNETDKGCGWKLKRGSRLKDFQKDILPGLVSLSRHEICEDINIIGTALRSREYRRNRSRNIGDEKWSVPVKGRRSKLNYIGRRNYY; from the exons ATGTTGATGAGTGGTGATTTTAATCTAAATTCTGGGCAACATTATACTGATTCCGTCAAGGAAGTTCTGAAGCAGACAATGCTCCATCATGATGCTATATTTAGGAACCAG GTTTATGAACTGCACCGCATATACAGGATTCAGAAGACCTTGATGAAGGACCTCAGGTGGAAGGAATTCGAAAAATATACTTCATGGACAGCAAACACAAAATCAATTCCCTTGCCATTTCAAGATCCAGAAAAACATATAACATTAGCAGGGGATAGAATCTTTTCTGGACCATCAATG GTTGGGTCAACATCAACTGCCAACTGGAATTTTCTGGAGTGCCAAGACTCTTACTCTAAGCTTCGGCAGAAGCCTTTCAACCTTCTACTTCCTGCCGATGAGTATATTAGTAGTGCAAGAGCTGAAATTCCTGCGAATGGAAATTTATGGCCAACTGTCGATAAATCTAGTGGAATGAAGGAATTTTTTCGTGCTAACCTTGTTCCAGATCCTGAGGAAGTGAAACTCTCTCTTAGTACTGGAGGGGGCACAACGGAGAAGGGATGTTCTAGCAGATCTTGGCACAATAACAAGGCTTGTTTGTCTACCATATATGTGAGTGATTCTGAAGATTCCATTGAAAGGAAATCCAACGAGGATATGAAACCCATTTCTTCCCTCACTTCTGAAGTTCCAACAACATTTGTTGGAGACAAACATGGGGTAAGAGATACTTTCCTATATGATCCGCGCTTTCCAGATAGATTGAAAAAGGATATAGATCACAGGCCTTTCATGAATAATCATTCCTTTGCAAACCCGAATGGAAGCAATCAAGAAAATAAATCATGCTGTTCAGATACTG GATTAAATGAATGCCAATCTACTGTCCGATTTGTTGGTCTGTTAACCTCAAACCAACAAACCTTTTTATGTGAGACAAGACACATTGACCTTAACAGAGTTAAGCTTGATGAATCATCTTCTTTGTCAAGTGATCCTTTGCTTAGCTTTCCTTCTCTGAGAGAAAGTTCACCAGCTGTTGTCCACAGATTCGGTAATGAATCCAGTAAAGAGACTCAGAGTCTCAGGACTTCTGGGAGCAAAACTGATCACAGATTTTCTGATGAAGCTTCTATTGTGCTTCAACAAGATAATTTTGTGTATTCAGCTCTGATGGATTCAAAGGGCGAAGTTTGTGGCGCACAAGCTTGCGATGTGAGCACAAAGTGTAGAGAAAATGGTGGAAATAAAGTGGTTTTTATAGATCTGGAGCGTGTACCTGGGGATCTGGTGGACCACTGTGAAGACTTCAGCAACCAAGATCTTAAGCTTAGTAAAGAAGACGTAGACTTCTCACTCAGATTACAAAATGGTTGTTCATCCAAGGGTTATCAAGAGGGTACTTCGGATGGAACTCCCACATCTAATGTGGAAAGCAATAAGGTATGCACATCTATAAGGTGTACTGATTCACCCCAAGCAGTAGATGATGCAGAAGTCAGGCACATAAACTTTGAGAGGAGTGAAGAAGATACAGTGTCTTCAGGTCCCTTTAGAAGTCATGCTGAGGTTCAAGCTGAACATTGCAAATCATCTGATGCTACAAGCAAGACCAATTTCGGGACTGGCAATAATTCTTGCTGTATGAAGGATCTGCGAACTGGGACGATTGGTAAAGGAGAATcgaaaaattcaaaatcttctGCCTCTGACGAATCTGGAGCTACTCAGTTAGGATCTCAGATCACAGAAACCCAGTCTTCTGAAGGTAAAGGAGAACTGGGTAATTCAAAATCTTCTGCCTTTGAGGAATCTAGAGTTACTCTGTTAGGATCTGAGTTCACAGAAACCCACTCTGCTGAACAGGACCCCTTGGTCGAAACTCGGGTTTATACCTGTGCTTTTCCAGAGAAAAGGTCTTCTGACggaaccaaaacaaaacaatgtCATGGTCAGCAGCATAATGTAGATAAGGAAATGGATATTTTGGTCCAGAAAGCAGCCGAGTCTCTTATTCATATTTCTTTGGATAATTCATTTTGTCCACAAGACTACACTGGTGAGGCATCAAATGCATCGGAGGAGGAGATGAGTGAGCAGCCCCAGTATTCTTCTGATTCTTTTGAGTCAATCACATTAAGGCTAACAGAAtgcactgtggatgactactcATTATCATCAATGCCAGTTGAAGTAAATGAGACGGACAAAGGGTGTGGATGGAAGTTGAAAAGGGGAAGCAGGCTCAAAGATTTTCAGAAAGACATACTGCCTGGTCTTGTATCTCTTTCTAGGCATGAAATTTGTGAAGATATAAACATTATTGGGACAGCCTTGAGATCAAGGGAGTATAGGAGAAACAGATCCAGAAACATTGGTGATGAAAAATGGAGTGTGCCTGTGAAAGGCAGGCGGTCAAAACTCAATTACATTGGTCGAAGAAACTACTACTGA
- the LOC122664609 gene encoding uncharacterized protein LOC122664609 isoform X1, translating into MLMSGDFNLNSGQHYTDSVKEVLKQTMLHHDAIFRNQVYELHRIYRIQKTLMKDLRWKEFEKYTSWTANTKSIPLPFQDPEKHITLAGDRIFSGPSMVKQVGSTSTANWNFLECQDSYSKLRQKPFNLLLPADEYISSARAEIPANGNLWPTVDKSSGMKEFFRANLVPDPEEVKLSLSTGGGTTEKGCSSRSWHNNKACLSTIYVSDSEDSIERKSNEDMKPISSLTSEVPTTFVGDKHGVRDTFLYDPRFPDRLKKDIDHRPFMNNHSFANPNGSNQENKSCCSDTGLNECQSTVRFVGLLTSNQQTFLCETRHIDLNRVKLDESSSLSSDPLLSFPSLRESSPAVVHRFGNESSKETQSLRTSGSKTDHRFSDEASIVLQQDNFVYSALMDSKGEVCGAQACDVSTKCRENGGNKVVFIDLERVPGDLVDHCEDFSNQDLKLSKEDVDFSLRLQNGCSSKGYQEGTSDGTPTSNVESNKVCTSIRCTDSPQAVDDAEVRHINFERSEEDTVSSGPFRSHAEVQAEHCKSSDATSKTNFGTGNNSCCMKDLRTGTIGKGESKNSKSSASDESGATQLGSQITETQSSEGKGELGNSKSSAFEESRVTLLGSEFTETHSAEQDPLVETRVYTCAFPEKRSSDGTKTKQCHGQQHNVDKEMDILVQKAAESLIHISLDNSFCPQDYTGEASNASEEEMSEQPQYSSDSFESITLRLTECTVDDYSLSSMPVEVNETDKGCGWKLKRGSRLKDFQKDILPGLVSLSRHEICEDINIIGTALRSREYRRNRSRNIGDEKWSVPVKGRRSKLNYIGRRNYY; encoded by the exons ATGTTGATGAGTGGTGATTTTAATCTAAATTCTGGGCAACATTATACTGATTCCGTCAAGGAAGTTCTGAAGCAGACAATGCTCCATCATGATGCTATATTTAGGAACCAG GTTTATGAACTGCACCGCATATACAGGATTCAGAAGACCTTGATGAAGGACCTCAGGTGGAAGGAATTCGAAAAATATACTTCATGGACAGCAAACACAAAATCAATTCCCTTGCCATTTCAAGATCCAGAAAAACATATAACATTAGCAGGGGATAGAATCTTTTCTGGACCATCAATGGTAAAGCAG GTTGGGTCAACATCAACTGCCAACTGGAATTTTCTGGAGTGCCAAGACTCTTACTCTAAGCTTCGGCAGAAGCCTTTCAACCTTCTACTTCCTGCCGATGAGTATATTAGTAGTGCAAGAGCTGAAATTCCTGCGAATGGAAATTTATGGCCAACTGTCGATAAATCTAGTGGAATGAAGGAATTTTTTCGTGCTAACCTTGTTCCAGATCCTGAGGAAGTGAAACTCTCTCTTAGTACTGGAGGGGGCACAACGGAGAAGGGATGTTCTAGCAGATCTTGGCACAATAACAAGGCTTGTTTGTCTACCATATATGTGAGTGATTCTGAAGATTCCATTGAAAGGAAATCCAACGAGGATATGAAACCCATTTCTTCCCTCACTTCTGAAGTTCCAACAACATTTGTTGGAGACAAACATGGGGTAAGAGATACTTTCCTATATGATCCGCGCTTTCCAGATAGATTGAAAAAGGATATAGATCACAGGCCTTTCATGAATAATCATTCCTTTGCAAACCCGAATGGAAGCAATCAAGAAAATAAATCATGCTGTTCAGATACTG GATTAAATGAATGCCAATCTACTGTCCGATTTGTTGGTCTGTTAACCTCAAACCAACAAACCTTTTTATGTGAGACAAGACACATTGACCTTAACAGAGTTAAGCTTGATGAATCATCTTCTTTGTCAAGTGATCCTTTGCTTAGCTTTCCTTCTCTGAGAGAAAGTTCACCAGCTGTTGTCCACAGATTCGGTAATGAATCCAGTAAAGAGACTCAGAGTCTCAGGACTTCTGGGAGCAAAACTGATCACAGATTTTCTGATGAAGCTTCTATTGTGCTTCAACAAGATAATTTTGTGTATTCAGCTCTGATGGATTCAAAGGGCGAAGTTTGTGGCGCACAAGCTTGCGATGTGAGCACAAAGTGTAGAGAAAATGGTGGAAATAAAGTGGTTTTTATAGATCTGGAGCGTGTACCTGGGGATCTGGTGGACCACTGTGAAGACTTCAGCAACCAAGATCTTAAGCTTAGTAAAGAAGACGTAGACTTCTCACTCAGATTACAAAATGGTTGTTCATCCAAGGGTTATCAAGAGGGTACTTCGGATGGAACTCCCACATCTAATGTGGAAAGCAATAAGGTATGCACATCTATAAGGTGTACTGATTCACCCCAAGCAGTAGATGATGCAGAAGTCAGGCACATAAACTTTGAGAGGAGTGAAGAAGATACAGTGTCTTCAGGTCCCTTTAGAAGTCATGCTGAGGTTCAAGCTGAACATTGCAAATCATCTGATGCTACAAGCAAGACCAATTTCGGGACTGGCAATAATTCTTGCTGTATGAAGGATCTGCGAACTGGGACGATTGGTAAAGGAGAATcgaaaaattcaaaatcttctGCCTCTGACGAATCTGGAGCTACTCAGTTAGGATCTCAGATCACAGAAACCCAGTCTTCTGAAGGTAAAGGAGAACTGGGTAATTCAAAATCTTCTGCCTTTGAGGAATCTAGAGTTACTCTGTTAGGATCTGAGTTCACAGAAACCCACTCTGCTGAACAGGACCCCTTGGTCGAAACTCGGGTTTATACCTGTGCTTTTCCAGAGAAAAGGTCTTCTGACggaaccaaaacaaaacaatgtCATGGTCAGCAGCATAATGTAGATAAGGAAATGGATATTTTGGTCCAGAAAGCAGCCGAGTCTCTTATTCATATTTCTTTGGATAATTCATTTTGTCCACAAGACTACACTGGTGAGGCATCAAATGCATCGGAGGAGGAGATGAGTGAGCAGCCCCAGTATTCTTCTGATTCTTTTGAGTCAATCACATTAAGGCTAACAGAAtgcactgtggatgactactcATTATCATCAATGCCAGTTGAAGTAAATGAGACGGACAAAGGGTGTGGATGGAAGTTGAAAAGGGGAAGCAGGCTCAAAGATTTTCAGAAAGACATACTGCCTGGTCTTGTATCTCTTTCTAGGCATGAAATTTGTGAAGATATAAACATTATTGGGACAGCCTTGAGATCAAGGGAGTATAGGAGAAACAGATCCAGAAACATTGGTGATGAAAAATGGAGTGTGCCTGTGAAAGGCAGGCGGTCAAAACTCAATTACATTGGTCGAAGAAACTACTACTGA